From the genome of Desulfobaculum xiamenense, one region includes:
- the glmM gene encoding phosphoglucosamine mutase, whose translation MARRIFGTDGLRGQVNIFPMLPELALRLGLAAGQYFRNGKKHHRVLIGKDTRISGYIFESALTSGFCSAGMDVLLVGPMPTPAISYLTRSMRADLGVVISASHNPFMDNGIKFFDRNGFKLPDDVEDTISDMMLDPSTNWEYPAPEDVGRAARIADSTGRYIVSLKYSFPQHLTLDGVKIVLDCANGATYKVAPRVFEELGAEVVKMGVEPNGLNINDKCGSLYPEGVAARVRETGADIGLALDGDGDRLIVVDEQGRILDGDQIMALCAMDMMSRGALPGNTLVATVMSNMALEAFMKEHGGRLLRTAVGDRYVVEAMRREGAMLGGEQSGHLIFMEHSTTGDGILAALQLLRLMVEKDRPLSELAHLVEPYPQKLRNVHVERKIPFDSVPAVVEAVAAAERELGQHGRVLLRYSGTESVARVMVEGRDAAQVERLTEELVNVLRESLR comes from the coding sequence ATGGCTAGACGGATATTCGGAACCGACGGTCTGCGCGGTCAGGTCAATATTTTCCCCATGCTCCCGGAGCTGGCCCTGCGTCTGGGCCTTGCGGCTGGGCAGTATTTTCGAAACGGCAAGAAGCACCACCGCGTGCTCATCGGCAAGGATACGCGCATTTCGGGCTACATCTTCGAGTCCGCGCTGACCTCCGGTTTCTGTTCTGCTGGTATGGATGTGCTGCTGGTCGGCCCCATGCCGACGCCCGCCATTTCGTACCTGACCCGGAGCATGCGCGCCGACCTCGGCGTGGTTATCTCCGCCTCGCATAACCCGTTCATGGACAACGGCATCAAGTTCTTCGATCGCAACGGCTTCAAGCTGCCCGACGATGTCGAGGACACCATTTCGGACATGATGCTCGATCCCTCGACGAACTGGGAGTACCCCGCGCCCGAGGATGTGGGCCGCGCAGCGCGTATCGCAGACAGCACCGGCCGCTACATCGTGTCCCTCAAGTACTCCTTCCCCCAGCATCTCACCCTCGACGGCGTGAAGATCGTGCTCGACTGCGCCAACGGCGCGACCTACAAGGTCGCCCCCCGCGTGTTCGAGGAGCTTGGGGCCGAGGTGGTCAAGATGGGCGTCGAGCCCAATGGCCTGAACATCAACGACAAGTGCGGCTCACTGTATCCCGAGGGCGTTGCCGCCCGCGTGCGTGAGACCGGGGCCGACATCGGCCTCGCCCTCGACGGCGATGGCGACCGCCTCATTGTGGTGGACGAGCAGGGCCGCATCCTCGACGGCGACCAGATCATGGCCCTGTGCGCCATGGATATGATGTCCCGTGGTGCGCTGCCCGGAAATACGCTGGTGGCGACGGTCATGAGCAACATGGCGCTTGAGGCGTTCATGAAGGAGCATGGCGGACGCCTGTTGCGCACCGCCGTGGGCGACCGCTACGTCGTGGAGGCCATGCGTCGCGAGGGCGCGATGCTCGGCGGCGAGCAGTCCGGACACCTTATCTTCATGGAGCACTCCACCACGGGCGACGGCATTCTTGCCGCACTCCAGCTCCTGCGGCTCATGGTCGAAAAGGACAGGCCACTTTCGGAACTGGCGCACCTTGTGGAGCCGTATCCTCAGAAGCTCAGGAATGTTCATGTGGAACGCAAGATTCCCTTCGACAGCGTGCCCGCCGTGGTCGAGGCCGTGGCCGCGGCCGAGCGCGAGCTTGGTCAGCATGGCCGCGTGCTGCTGCGCTACTCCGGCACGGAATCCGTGGCGCGGGTCATGGTGGAAGGCCGCGACGCCGCGCAGGTGGAACGCCTGACCGAAGAACTTGTCAACGTGCTGCGCGAGAGCTTGCGATAA